The genomic interval AGTTAATATTATTGTTGGGTCATTGCTGCTGGATTTCAGTCCCTGTCACACTGATTTTGTAAAACTGAGAGTAAATTTGCATTAGGCATTACGTgtgacagttgtccaaaaattAAGTGGTATCCTGGCTTAGCTATTGATCAGATTGTGTGTGCTGCAGTGTTAAGTGTATGGTAATGCaaaaaatgtgtgcattttCCTTTAGCTTTGAAATATAGAAAATTCCTTTAGCCTTTAGCTTTAAAATATACAATATTGAAATGAAAGGTAGATGCACAATATTGCAAAGTGGGTTTTAGAACTCCTCTGAAGTTGGGATCTCACCAATCCCAATCGTTCAAattcagaaaaaagaaactcaaCAAAAATATCAACATTCCCACAGTTGCTGCTTTCTGTCTGTCCTCTATTACACTGTATTTTGGTATTTAGCATAGACTTAGCAGTCAGTAGTGGGCTCACCTGAAACATCTATCCCTGACGTTGACTGATGCATAGTCCTCAGGCAGCCAAGCTGAATTTACAATCTCATTGCTCCCGAATAGGCAGTATGTTGCAGCAAGCATGGTACATGTAAATATATGCAAAGCAGCTGTgcaaccagtaaaaaaaatccaactaaaATGTTGTAACTAAACCATAAAACATTGCTTCAACTAAATCAAAGTAAGCTAAATTAAAGAACCTTTACTCtcctttatagtttttttttttttatgatgggCCTAAATCTGCCTTGTTGATGTCCAGTTTTATCATTTCCAGTCTGTtttacttagatttttttttcataacatATGACAAGTAAGGCAGATGAGGAATTTCAACTAACCTGCTGCACCTATCTGAAATTGCACTGAAGGCAGAGTTAAGTAGTAAAGTGGTGCCCGATTAAAATGCATTTATCcaatttaaaaatgctttcGCCTAGGACAGGCTCACCCGCATAGTCCATACTGTCAAGTGATTTATTTATATCTAGATGTCATTACTTCCCCTGTGTGTCTCATTCGAACAGTGTGTCTTCATCTGCTGTGCAAGCCATTACATCAACAGACCTTTCAATGGCAATATTAGCATTTGCTCTCAGCAGGAAATTTGACAACAGTTTGACATCCTTTAgaagaaaggaaataaacacatttgaatTGTCGTCAATTGTTACTGTCAGCTAAAAATATCGCAGTAAAAAGGTCTCTtggtttttatgtaaaaaaatattatctttatttttctcatgtaACTTCTTGTCTTCTAAAAGATGTTCTACATTCAGCTGTTTTGCCATCCAAtaattttttatgtgtttaagtAATTTATGTCCTTGCAACTGCTCAATCTCTGCCAACTCTTCTTTCTGTAAGGATTGTCCGACTCGATCCTTCTGATGTGGCTTCAACCTTGGCCATAAAAAGGGAAAAGCAAGAAGATGAACATGCAGTAGCCATGTCAGACCACTCACTGAGCTCCACAGAGATGCTGCCCAGCACAGGACCAGGATCAGACTCTTCACAAGACTTCAGGACTTCTATATAAGACGTCAACTTTTCTCTGCTGCTTTAATTAAACGAAAGCCAAAAAGTCACTTTCTTATCAGCCAACCAATTGCAGTCTACCATGACATTCTCCAATTCTTACCAAATCCTACACAGGTGGCAATTGAGAAAACTGGAAGTTATTAAAAGCAACTGTTTGGATTATTTCGCTCACCAAGTTCTAGGTCAGAACTGTTTCAGAACTAGACTGATTTAATACAACAGGGTTTTGCTTTGAGTTTGATCCAGCATATTGGGTAAGGTTTTCAAACCACAAAATGTTGGTTAATGTGATTCATACCAGACATTAGGTTTCCAAAAGGTTTGTTGAAAATTGTAACCCATAACCTGGAAAACTAATAATATTTAGgtaaaatttaattttagctAATGTTTAatcattcatccatcttctAAATAAACTTAGTTTGTGAAGTTGCACACTGTTGCACAGTGTCAcaaaatcataataataatctctaataatactttattaaatAACTGAACTTACAAAACAAAACCTATACCCAGAATATAGCactgaataaaatatatatgaCCAGTTCTTTGGTCAAAGTGTGAATGGAAAACATAGCTAGGACTAGGTTATGCTAACCACTTAGCAGGTGAAAGGCTATTGGTATGAAGTGAACAAACCCGTTCTTTAgtgtgaaatatatatattcaaatgGCATCAACATTATTATACAGCGTAAACTGACCATCttaccattttatttttcatcctgCGACAGGGGTTCTGTGAAGTCTCAATATTCTATCTATAGTTAAAAACTACCACCTTTAAAGAATGTTAAGATCCCTTCTTTTTTCTAACCCAACAAATCAGGTCACAATTTACTGCCCAACTTCTTTGCTAACACTGAAAACCCAGCATTtgggttaaagaaaaaaatccagctTTACATATATGCTTGCTGATGATAACTATGTATATGTCTTTTTGTGAATAGCTAAAACTAAGAGGAAAAATATGCTTTTAGGTGCTACAATCTGTACACATGAAGGTTTGTGCATGCGATTTAATTTTTACTgacaaaactgtacagtaaatggGTTGATATctgtaatgttttgtttaatttggggtgaacatttttttttcatactcTAATGCAATCCTCTGTGGCCAGAACATAAATGGCATCTCACTAAAATTacccaaacattaaaaaaataacaacttcTTCCCATATTTTGATACTTGATTGAATTCATGTTCTGCATCATTTCAGATTGTGATATTAAAGCAATGCATTTTAATGTGTCTTTCTCTTCAGACATCCCTTTGTAGATCAGACTGGAGTTTGTTCACATGCACCACCAAGAATGTCTTCCCAGTCACCTGCCTAACTTGACTCATAAGAAGTCATTGTTGTTGCTTTgctgccagaaaaaaaaaaaaacatgttttttgtgtgcACAGCTACAGCATGAATCTTGTCTCAATGTTTTTCTGCGAATGATCACACAAAGTGGCATCACTGGAGCTACAACCACGAGGCATGTGAATGAACGTTGGAAAAAAACATCTCTACTGTGTGAGTACCCTCAAGTGTTATGTGCAGCCTGCTTTGTGGGGCACTTCACTCGTGCATGTGCGTGAGCAGACTGGCACCAACTCCACAAAGGTCTGGTCATGTGTCCAATGACTATTTAAgacaaatgagagaaaaaggCCAACTCTTTGAAAACAGAGGAGCAGCATGCACCGTCAGAGGTAGGGATCCAtgttatattattttctttttcaagtaTAATAACCAACTAGAGGTCTTACTTTTTAACATAAGAATGACTGCTTCAACACCTTGACAATAAGTGTAAGGCTTTTCTGTGTGGAGGTTAGAGGCTGCCAAGGCACAAAGATGTAAACCATCaccattgtgtttttattgataATTTTCCATGAGATCTTATTATCTCCATTtgctgctgcaaagtcattagtcactccattcattcctaatCTACAAGCTTCAAAAGACAAGCAAATCCAACTACAAAACGAACGAGGGAGGAAATCATCTCTCACGAGCTACTGTTGAAAGCGTTTCTGAGCTTGTTATGTTGGAAAACTAATGGGATTGTGAATTATGAATAATGACTTGCACTGCCTGCTGGGACGTCTAAGAAGTTAAAGGTTTGATGATAATGTTGAGTCAACTGGCTTCAACAAAAGAATGCATACCCGATGTGTTGTTCTTGAGCTTAAGTTTGTCGGTTTAATGTTGAATAGTTTTTTGCCTTATATATGTTCTTGGATGAAGGTTGTAAAGGTATAAAGCAACATAACTCTCATAGTAAAATTGTCTGAACTAACTTCTACTTTGCTTTTTAATCTGTTCCTAATCATTCTGCAATGTATTAGCGTGTGGATTGTGGGTCTGCTGGTGGTGACCTTCTGCGCCAGCCACGCTCTGGCCCAGTTTCCACGAGAGTGCATCACACCTGAGGGGCTGCGGAGCGGCCAGTGCTGTCCATCCCCTACAGGCGTAGCGAGGGATGAGTGTGGCTCCAGCACAGGAAGAGGGCAGTGTGTGACAATCGCAGCTGATGTTCGACGCCACGGGCCACAGTACCCTTACACAGAGCGTGATGATAGAGAGAGGTGGCCTCTGAGATTCTTCAACCGCACCTGCCAGTGTAATGGCAATTTCAGTGGCTACAACTGTGGGCGGTGTAATCATGGTTTGACTGGGCCAAACTGTGATCAGAGGATCTCCGTAGGTAAGAAAATGGATTCACATTGGTCTTTTAAATTCAAGACAATGCAGTGAGTCTCTGTCCTTATGTGCCCTTTTGATTTTCACAAGTTGATAACATCAGCCTCTGGGATTAAGGGAGCATTTTATCATCTGGAGATAAGGAATACAAATGTTAAActtttattaacatttacttttgtctctctctctctcttcctccaACCTGACTCTAGTGAGAAGGAATATCATGCTGATGAGCACAGCTGAGAAGCAGGCTTTTGTAAATGCCTTAGACCAAGCTAAGAGTACAGTCCACCCTAACCTGGTCATCTGTACAAGAAGGTATACAATACTTTATTGACATCTTGGGTTTACGTGTTAGTACAATACTTTAAGGAGGAAAAATCCCTTTGGGTTGGCACCAAAGAGacagttcagatttttttgaaATCCTGTGAAGTTATTATTATCTGAAATAATTCCCTTACATGTACTGGAAAGATAACATATTGCAGTGAATTTGTAGAGACGTTGGtgaaaggcagctaattagacacgtCCCCCTTTTAGCTCAACCACTCCACATTAGCGGATATTAAATGTCTGCACTTTCACAAGAGGCCATTGTTTAAATTTGACTGTTTTCTCAACCGAACCTGCTGGCTGTATTTATCTGCCTGATGAGCGGGAAAATTTCCAAAGAATTACATGACCTTGAAATGCTCAGGAACGTATTCTATTTTATTTCGTTTAACAAATGACAGCTTGTCGCACAGCTTGCAGCTTCAACCAATGTAAATTTAGCATGTGTTGTTTGGCCGAGGAAACAGCAACAAACTTAAATTAAATGGCTATGGgtgtgttttataaaaaaaaaatatacaattatCATAAATAACCCAGCAGGATACAAAAGTTATGGATTTCCACCACAGGATTTcacaataatacatttttaaaagcatggtaacaaaaaaaaaccttaaatctATGTTTCTGTGAACATTCAGGTCGCTGATGTAAGAAGGAGTCAAAAGGTTTCACTGTAAATAGCTAATTTAACTGCaaacaaaaagataataaaTGCTATCCAGGGCAAGCAACATTTAACAAATTGTCCAGTTTGACTTTCATTTTCCTGAGATTACAACTCAGACAGAAGGAATGTTTTAACTGCAAGGAGTTCAACTACAAATGTTTGAGCCCAAATATTACTCAGATGATCTGCAAATCTTGATGGATTCTAACATGGATGTAGAGGCTGAAGCAACTGGCGACAAGAGTAATGATAATCTTCAGAACTTTTTAATCTGCTGCTATTTCCTTCATTTTGTAACATGCCTACACAGCAGTCATACAGGTAACATATAAATCCGCTGTTATATCCATCAAAAACTCCACAAAGTGCATAACTGAGGAGGTTCTCTATGGGTCCTCTGCAAACGTATGGTCGTTTGACACCTGTCTACCACATGTTAAAACCTCACCAAATCTCATTTTGAAGTCCAAAACATCCCTTAAAGACTGTAGATATGGTTAAGAAGGGCTTTTTTAGATTACCAGTAGTAGTAGCtggtaattaatttttttatgaggAAATTGTGTTCTTCCCATATCTTAGGTACCAGGAGGTTTTCGGACCTGATGGCAACACCCCACAGTTTGAGAACATCACAATTTACAACTACTTTGTTTGGAGCCACTACTACTCTGTCAGTAAGACGTACCTTGGGCCAGGCCAGGCTAGCTTTGGAGGTGTGGACTTCTCACATGAAGGTCCAGGTTTTGTCACCTGGCATCGATTTCATCTGCTGCAACTGGAGAAAGACATGCAGGCACGTAGGAGAGAGTGAAGGGGATTTTTTGGCAGGTGGAAGGGAAAATAGAGATCTTCTGGGTAGAttaaaagcaaacagaaaaacagggtATAGGGATGATGCTGGATGGATTCTGAAAATTATTCAAAAATGGGGAAAGTGATAAAAATAGATCATACCCCAAACATAATTTTGAGGTTTATATTCAATATCTGCTTTTTGTAAAGACTGGCACCTGCAGGctataacaaaagaaaatgtaaaaacagtatttaaaaaagtaatttacatGGCTGGCATAACAATAACAGCTGTTTCCCTACCTATAGCAAGAAAAAGCAGACCTTTAACCTAATGAGATTTCCAAAAAGCTGTTAACATTTCCAAATCAAACATATTCCATGACAGACAGAGGTCTTAAATTGTTGTagaaaactgtttctttttaaagagcTAAAACATCTCTGCtttcttgtatttatttttggaaCACCTCACTGATTCTGGAAAGAGTTACCTTCTTTTCCACTCAGTAACAACATCCACACTATTGAGTGTTGTTCTCAGCACAGTGTGGTAGTGCTAAGGCAGGGGTCGGCAACTCCAGTGCACTAGTGCcaatgtcctgcaacttttagatgtgtccttggTTGAacatacctgaatcaaatggctaagTTATCTCCTCAGTTAAGTTCTGCACAGATCTGGCAATGAGCCttgcatttgattcaggtgtgttgaagcaggacaacatcttttaaaaacagAGCAAGGTAACTTCAGTCTTCAAAGGGGTGGtgtcctgcaagttttagatgtgtcgaTGCTTCAACACACCTCAATCAAATGCATGGCTTATTACCAGGCCTGTGCAGAACCTGACTGAGGAGATAACTCGACCATTTGAAGACCACAGAACACCGGCTCTCAAGGACTGGAGCTGCCCACCCCTGCGCTAAGGAATCGTGAATTCACTACTGGTCACCAGTCAAGGCCCCAATCACCAGCCAATTTCTCTGTCCAACTCTAAAAATAATGCAATACGACATTCTACAAAAAAGTGTACTTACACATGAGTATTAATCTTTCAACTCATTTTGACCCTATGTTAACCAATCAGGATATGCTGGGTGACCCCACCTTCGCCCTGCCCTACTGGAACTTTGCCATCGGCGGCAGCGAATGCGACATCTGCACTGATGACCTGCTGGGTGCGAGGAGCACATTTGACCTGAACTCCATTAGCGCAAACTCCGTGTTCGCTCAGTGGAGGGTCATCTGCGAGAGCGTGGAAGATTACGATACGCTGGGCACCATCTGCAACAGTAAAAAGCCAGTTGCACCACACAGACAATCACCTGCACTTCACTGCAAAGGCGAGCAGTGCTGCTGATGTACAACAACATCTCagttgtatccaaaaaaacaggGCAGAAAGCTCATAAAGAGAGGATGTAGAACATAAGCTGCTATAAATAATACCTCACAGCTGTTGTGCTAAATTCAATACTACTGGCTATTAGCACAGTTTGTTTGAAATTATAGTTGTCAGACTTTGCCTTCTGGGTTGCCTTCCTCCACAATGaattttgaaacatttcttcAGCAGCAGACAACGGAGCTTCAAATAGTCTTTAGCGTTTCACAATAGGCTAGAGTAGGTTAAAATACAAATGACCGACCTAAAAGTGTTCATTCTTTACTTGGAGAGTCATAAGTTTGAGTAATTTCCGCACTAACAAGCAACAGCTCCTCAAATGGgttggggtggggtggggggtggtaGGTGCTAAGGGGGTTGCCTCATTTGAGCATCTGCTTGTTGAAGACAGGAATCTAGCAAGTCTACGGGTTTCTTTGATCTCAGGGAATAatcttcaaacacacacagcccATTTATGTAGCCCCCCTGCTTACTTGTAGGAGAGAAAGcacaaagacaaagaaagacGCAGATCACGAGTGCAGAGGAGAAAAGAAGGAGAAAACTTCAGTTATAAAGCCCCATACACTACTGTTGAGtcttattgaaataaatttatCTGCCATCCTGTCATGTCTAAGACTGATCTGACTGCTACAATGTGCCACATAGAAGGAGACACCAAATGATATCCAGCTGTCCTCATAAGTTTACATCCCCTGGcagaaagtttgtgtttttttacaatttttcagtgaaaaatatgtatattgtTTGCTTAATCATGGTGAATGTTCAGGTGAAACCATTTATTATGCTTATAGTGAAAATGTTCACCATttttactgtgaaacatggaggtggacAGCTTATGTTTTAGGAATGTTTGAACTATAAAGACACAGGGGACTTAATCAAAACCTGGACCTTCCAACATggcaatgacccaaaacagatcaggctgaaaaaacaaacaaacaaaaggttCTGGATTGGCCATCTCAACCTCCTGACATTAACAACACTGACTCACTTTTGGAGATCTCAAACTTGC from Girardinichthys multiradiatus isolate DD_20200921_A chromosome 5, DD_fGirMul_XY1, whole genome shotgun sequence carries:
- the tyrp1b gene encoding tyrosinase-related protein 1b gives rise to the protein MHRQSVWIVGLLVVTFCASHALAQFPRECITPEGLRSGQCCPSPTGVARDECGSSTGRGQCVTIAADVRRHGPQYPYTERDDRERWPLRFFNRTCQCNGNFSGYNCGRCNHGLTGPNCDQRISVVRRNIMLMSTAEKQAFVNALDQAKSTVHPNLVICTRRYQEVFGPDGNTPQFENITIYNYFVWSHYYSVSKTYLGPGQASFGGVDFSHEGPGFVTWHRFHLLQLEKDMQDMLGDPTFALPYWNFAIGGSECDICTDDLLGARSTFDLNSISANSVFAQWRVICESVEDYDTLGTICNSTESSPIRRNPAGNVARPMVQKLPEPQDVLDCLELNAFDTPPYYSTSSESFRNSIEGYSAPQGMYDPVIRSLHNLAHLFLNGTGGQTHLSPNDPIFVLLHTFTDAIFDEWLRRHQPGDIVYPEEDAPIGHNRRFNMVPFWPPVTNAEMFVPAPENLGYSYEVQWPARPLTLSEIITVAIVVAVVVVTALGGLIICAVQARSQGSAETLEPLLAETYRRYSEEDRRLDKSQSVV